A stretch of Streptomyces vietnamensis DNA encodes these proteins:
- the cobT gene encoding nicotinate-nucleotide--dimethylbenzimidazole phosphoribosyltransferase, producing MTDTGQVPGEGLPENAGMVEQPGIPAPGAYTFLDPSEHTTEDDDLLLMPGAQGAWSEHPPGVVPAPPVAVPPPVVPNQGVPHASAPEAPAPMGDPLTDPLPDPLTAPLPDGVALADVLTAPQGQTPPQGVPLGTPAHGVPVVTDHGYEPGILDTGAHEAAGRDTGSVDLGGVRVPPPATAPTPPPARRPLHMGPPVPDATGGVVLSLADRGPAAAPAPAPQPAPAPEPVVATAPAPMPVRNPGPPTTGPEYFEIAQDQQLAPQGAEPWVAQPQEPVAPAETVVPPAAQFVQVEGSVPTTPHLAPIPAPEAPQAAEPTPVAEAAEPVEPQEAPEAAVEPTPEPAPAPEETTPEAAVPAPREAEAAEPQVAEAPAEPAQPVEETPQAEAVEAAPVEAVAVEVPAEATPEAAQPVVEEPVPAQAAEVEPVEVPAEQVVEPVAQAVPEAAAPEEPVTAEIPAEAPAQPQAEEPTEAPTEAVAEEIRAVAEDLPEQQVAAQPETEPQAQPSAEAEVQEQPETETEPQAQPEAEAETQPQPEAEAETQAQPEAETELQEPSETDAEARPDAPAPGYDDAEREAVLRVMRERRDIRNGFRSDPIPHEVLLRVLEAAHTAPSVGHSQPWDFVVIRSAETRQTMHELAQRQREAYAKSLPKARAKQFKELKIEAILDTPVNIVVTADPTRGGRHTLGRYTQPQMAPYSSALAVENLWLAARAEGLGVGWVSFFDEREMVRALGLPEHLEVVAYLCVGYVDEFPEEPELMQAGWSKRRPLAWVVHEETYGRRALPGEEPHDLLQETVANIRPLDAKALGEAWERQKRMTKPAGALGMLEIISAQLSGLSRVCPPPIPEPAAVAIFAGDHGVHAQGVTPWPQEVTGQMVANFLGGGAVCNAFANQVGAEVCVVDVGVKSELPATPGLLPRKVRAGTGDFTTGLAMTREEVLAAIEVGIETARDLVAAGNKALLTGEMGIANTTASAALISVYTGVDAAEVTGRGTGINDETHARKVDVVRRALDLHKPDPADPIGVLSAIGGLEHAALVGLILGAASLRTPVILDGVSTGAAALVARAIAPESLAACIAGHRSAEPGHVAALNKLGLRPLVDLDLRLGEGTGALLALPLVQSAARAMHEVATFDSAGVTEK from the coding sequence ATGACGGACACCGGCCAGGTCCCGGGCGAGGGGCTGCCGGAGAACGCAGGCATGGTCGAGCAGCCGGGCATCCCCGCTCCGGGCGCGTACACCTTCCTGGACCCCTCCGAGCACACCACCGAGGACGACGACCTGCTCCTGATGCCGGGCGCCCAGGGCGCCTGGAGCGAGCACCCGCCGGGCGTCGTGCCCGCGCCGCCGGTCGCCGTACCGCCGCCGGTCGTCCCGAACCAGGGCGTGCCGCACGCGTCCGCCCCGGAGGCTCCGGCCCCGATGGGCGACCCGCTCACCGACCCCCTGCCGGACCCGCTCACGGCCCCGCTCCCCGACGGGGTCGCGCTCGCCGACGTGCTGACCGCCCCGCAGGGCCAGACCCCGCCGCAGGGCGTGCCGCTCGGCACCCCGGCGCACGGCGTCCCGGTCGTCACCGACCACGGCTACGAACCCGGCATCCTCGACACCGGCGCCCACGAGGCGGCCGGCCGCGACACCGGCTCCGTCGACCTCGGCGGCGTCCGCGTGCCCCCGCCCGCCACGGCCCCGACCCCGCCGCCGGCCCGGCGCCCGCTGCACATGGGCCCGCCGGTGCCCGACGCCACCGGTGGCGTCGTGCTCTCCCTGGCCGACCGCGGCCCGGCCGCCGCGCCCGCCCCGGCCCCGCAGCCCGCCCCGGCCCCCGAGCCGGTCGTGGCGACGGCCCCCGCCCCGATGCCGGTGCGGAACCCGGGCCCGCCGACCACCGGCCCCGAGTACTTCGAGATCGCGCAGGACCAGCAGCTGGCCCCGCAGGGCGCCGAGCCGTGGGTCGCGCAGCCGCAGGAGCCGGTGGCGCCCGCAGAAACGGTCGTCCCGCCGGCGGCCCAGTTCGTCCAGGTCGAGGGCTCCGTCCCGACGACCCCGCACCTGGCCCCGATCCCGGCACCGGAGGCGCCCCAGGCCGCCGAGCCGACGCCGGTCGCCGAGGCGGCGGAGCCCGTGGAGCCGCAGGAGGCCCCCGAGGCCGCCGTGGAGCCGACCCCGGAGCCCGCTCCGGCCCCCGAGGAAACGACCCCCGAGGCAGCTGTCCCCGCCCCGCGCGAGGCCGAGGCGGCCGAGCCGCAGGTGGCTGAGGCCCCGGCCGAGCCGGCGCAGCCGGTCGAAGAAACGCCGCAGGCCGAGGCCGTCGAGGCGGCGCCGGTCGAGGCAGTGGCGGTCGAAGTCCCGGCCGAGGCGACCCCCGAGGCCGCACAGCCGGTCGTCGAGGAGCCGGTCCCGGCCCAGGCGGCCGAGGTCGAGCCCGTGGAGGTCCCGGCCGAGCAGGTCGTGGAGCCGGTGGCGCAGGCCGTACCGGAGGCAGCGGCCCCGGAAGAGCCGGTGACCGCGGAGATCCCCGCCGAAGCCCCCGCGCAGCCCCAGGCCGAAGAGCCGACCGAGGCGCCGACGGAGGCCGTGGCCGAAGAGATCCGGGCAGTGGCCGAGGACCTTCCCGAGCAGCAGGTGGCGGCACAGCCCGAGACGGAGCCGCAGGCCCAGCCGAGCGCCGAGGCCGAGGTCCAGGAGCAGCCGGAGACCGAGACGGAGCCCCAGGCGCAGCCGGAGGCCGAGGCGGAGACCCAGCCGCAGCCGGAGGCCGAGGCGGAGACCCAGGCACAGCCGGAGGCCGAGACGGAGCTTCAGGAACCGTCGGAGACCGACGCGGAGGCGCGCCCGGACGCCCCGGCCCCGGGCTACGACGACGCCGAGCGCGAAGCAGTGCTCCGCGTGATGCGCGAGCGCCGCGACATCCGCAACGGCTTCCGCAGCGACCCGATCCCGCACGAGGTGCTCCTCCGCGTCCTGGAAGCGGCCCACACGGCACCCAGCGTGGGCCACTCGCAGCCCTGGGACTTCGTCGTCATCCGCTCGGCCGAGACGCGGCAGACGATGCACGAGCTGGCCCAGCGTCAGCGCGAGGCCTACGCCAAGTCGCTGCCGAAGGCCCGGGCGAAGCAGTTCAAGGAACTGAAGATCGAGGCCATCCTCGACACCCCGGTGAACATCGTGGTGACCGCCGACCCCACCCGGGGCGGCCGCCACACGCTCGGCCGCTACACGCAGCCGCAGATGGCCCCGTACTCCTCGGCGCTCGCCGTCGAGAACCTCTGGCTGGCGGCCCGCGCCGAGGGCCTGGGCGTCGGCTGGGTCAGCTTCTTCGACGAGCGCGAGATGGTCCGCGCCCTCGGCCTCCCCGAGCACCTCGAAGTGGTCGCGTACCTCTGCGTGGGCTACGTCGACGAGTTCCCGGAGGAGCCCGAGCTGATGCAGGCGGGCTGGTCCAAGCGCCGCCCGCTGGCCTGGGTCGTCCACGAGGAGACGTACGGCCGCCGCGCGCTGCCTGGCGAGGAGCCGCACGACCTCCTACAGGAGACCGTCGCGAACATCCGCCCGCTGGACGCCAAGGCGCTCGGCGAGGCGTGGGAGCGGCAGAAGCGCATGACCAAGCCCGCCGGGGCCCTGGGCATGCTGGAGATCATCTCCGCGCAGCTCTCGGGTCTGTCCCGGGTCTGCCCGCCCCCGATCCCGGAGCCGGCCGCCGTGGCGATCTTCGCCGGCGACCACGGTGTCCACGCCCAGGGCGTCACCCCGTGGCCGCAGGAGGTCACGGGCCAGATGGTGGCCAACTTCCTGGGCGGGGGAGCGGTCTGCAACGCGTTCGCGAACCAGGTCGGGGCGGAGGTCTGCGTCGTCGACGTGGGCGTGAAGTCGGAGCTCCCGGCCACCCCGGGCCTCCTGCCCCGCAAGGTCCGCGCGGGCACGGGCGACTTCACCACGGGCCTGGCGATGACCCGCGAGGAAGTCCTGGCGGCGATCGAGGTCGGCATCGAAACGGCCCGTGACCTCGTAGCGGCCGGCAACAAGGCCTTGCTCACGGGCGAGATGGGCATCGCGAACACCACGGCCTCCGCCGCACTGATCTCGGTCTACACGGGCGTGGACGCCGCCGAGGTCACGGGCCGGGGCACGGGCATCAACGACGAGACGCACGCCCGCAAGGTGGACGTGGTCCGACGCGCCCTGGACCTGCACAAGCCGGACCCGGCGGACCCGATCGGCGTCCTGTCGGCGATCGGCGGCCTGGAGCACGCGGCCCTCGTGGGCCTGATCCTGGGCGCGGCGTCGCTCCGCACCCCGGTCATCCTGGACGGCGTGTCCACGGGCGCGGCGGCCCTGGTCGCCCGCGCCATCGCCCCCGAGTCCCTGGCGGCGTGCATCGCGGGCCACCGCAGCGCGGAGCCGGGCCACGTGGCGGCCCTGAACAAGCTGGGCCTGCGCCCCCTGGTCGACCTCGACCTGCGCCTCGGCGAGGGCACGGGCGCGCTCCTGGCCCTCCCGCTGGTCCAGAGCGCGGCACGCGCGATGCACGAGGTGGCCACGTTCGACTCGGCGGGAGTCACCGAGAAGTAG
- the cobA gene encoding uroporphyrinogen-III C-methyltransferase, whose translation MAENAEHPAYPVGLRLAGRRVVVLGGGQVAQRRLPALIAAGAEITLISPSATPSVDAMAETGEITWIKRRYEEGDLADAWYALVATTDPAANAAASAEAERTRTWCVRADDAEAATAWTPATGRDAGVTVAVLTGHDPRRSAAVRDAIVEGLRDGSIAAPAHRSRTPFVALVGGGPGDPDLITVRGRRLLTEADVVIADRLGPRDLLDELPPHVEVIDAAKIPYGRFMAQEAINNALIEHAKQGKSVVRLKGGDPFVFGRGMEEAQALAAEGIACTVVPGISSSISVPGAAGIPVTHRGVAHEFTVVSGHVAPDDPRSLVDWASLAKLTGTLVILMGVDKIGKIAEALIAHGKSPDTPLALVQEGTTATQRRVDATLATVAETVKAEEVRPPAVIVIGDVVTEGPDKLTKNHGSDTPE comes from the coding sequence ATGGCAGAGAACGCCGAGCACCCCGCCTACCCCGTCGGACTGCGCCTCGCCGGCCGCCGCGTCGTCGTCCTCGGCGGCGGCCAGGTGGCCCAGCGCCGCCTCCCGGCCCTGATCGCCGCGGGCGCGGAGATCACCCTGATCTCGCCCTCCGCGACCCCGTCCGTGGACGCGATGGCGGAGACGGGCGAGATCACCTGGATCAAGCGGCGGTACGAGGAGGGCGACCTGGCGGACGCCTGGTACGCCCTGGTGGCGACGACGGACCCGGCGGCGAACGCCGCGGCCTCGGCCGAGGCGGAGCGCACCAGGACCTGGTGCGTACGAGCGGACGACGCCGAAGCGGCGACGGCCTGGACCCCGGCGACGGGCCGCGACGCGGGCGTGACCGTCGCGGTGCTCACGGGCCACGACCCCCGCCGCTCCGCAGCCGTACGGGACGCGATCGTCGAGGGCCTCCGCGACGGTTCGATCGCCGCGCCCGCGCACCGCTCCCGCACCCCCTTCGTCGCCCTGGTGGGCGGCGGCCCGGGCGACCCGGACCTGATCACGGTCCGGGGCCGCCGGCTGCTCACGGAGGCGGACGTGGTCATCGCGGACCGGCTCGGCCCCCGCGACCTCCTGGACGAGCTGCCGCCGCACGTCGAGGTGATCGACGCGGCGAAGATCCCGTACGGCCGCTTCATGGCCCAGGAGGCCATCAACAACGCCCTGATCGAGCACGCGAAGCAGGGCAAGTCGGTGGTCCGCCTCAAGGGTGGAGACCCCTTCGTCTTCGGCCGGGGCATGGAGGAAGCGCAGGCCCTGGCCGCCGAGGGCATCGCCTGCACGGTGGTCCCGGGCATCTCCAGCTCGATCTCGGTCCCGGGAGCGGCCGGCATCCCGGTGACGCACCGCGGGGTGGCCCACGAGTTCACGGTGGTCAGCGGCCACGTGGCCCCCGACGACCCGCGCTCCCTCGTGGACTGGGCGTCGCTGGCGAAGCTCACGGGCACGCTCGTGATCCTCATGGGCGTGGACAAGATCGGCAAGATCGCCGAGGCGCTCATCGCCCACGGCAAGAGCCCGGACACCCCTCTGGCCCTGGTCCAGGAGGGCACGACGGCGACGCAGCGCCGGGTGGACGCGACGCTGGCGACGGTCGCGGAGACGGTCAAGGCGGAGGAGGTCCGCCCGCCGGCGGTCATCGTCATCGGCGACGTGGTGACCGAGGGCCCCGACAAGCTGACGAAGAACCACGGAAGCGACACCCCGGAGTAA
- the cbiE gene encoding precorrin-6y C5,15-methyltransferase (decarboxylating) subunit CbiE produces MADRVTVIGWDGSPLTAAARSALSAATLVAGAAHHLALPEVPPGAERIRLGSVDLAARRIATHRGTAVVLADGDPGFFGVVRTLRAPEHGLEVEVVPAVSSVAAAFARAGMPWEDARIVVAHQRTLRRAVNVCRAHPKVAVLTSPGAGPAELALLLEGVHRTFVVCEELGTDREQVSVLTSDKAADHAWRDPNVVLVIGGAVGGTPAAPWLMGQDPAARAVRGWGLPTEEYDSEDESPGTGRVRPGAGADPALRAAQLARLGPRTGDLVWDIGCAGGAFSVEAARFGAAVIAVDIDPAACARTERAARRHGVPLQTVPGRAPHVLESLPEPDVVRIAAGGVPVVTACTDRRPERIVAHASTRDEAEAIGAALADGGYAVESLLLQTVGLDPDDWSERERSVVFLLSGRRIDRAP; encoded by the coding sequence ATGGCCGACCGCGTCACGGTGATCGGCTGGGACGGCTCGCCCCTCACCGCGGCGGCCCGGTCCGCGCTCTCCGCCGCCACCCTCGTGGCCGGCGCCGCCCACCACCTGGCGCTGCCCGAGGTGCCGCCCGGCGCCGAACGCATCCGCCTCGGCAGCGTCGACCTCGCGGCCCGCCGCATCGCGACACACCGCGGCACCGCCGTCGTCCTCGCCGACGGCGACCCCGGCTTCTTCGGCGTCGTCCGCACCCTGCGCGCCCCCGAGCACGGTCTCGAGGTCGAGGTCGTCCCCGCCGTCTCCTCCGTCGCCGCCGCCTTCGCACGGGCCGGCATGCCCTGGGAGGACGCCCGGATCGTCGTCGCCCACCAGCGCACCCTGCGCCGCGCAGTCAACGTCTGCCGCGCCCACCCCAAGGTCGCCGTCCTCACCTCGCCGGGCGCAGGACCCGCCGAACTCGCCCTCCTCCTCGAAGGCGTCCACCGCACCTTCGTCGTCTGCGAGGAGCTCGGCACCGACCGCGAACAGGTCTCCGTCCTCACCTCCGACAAGGCCGCCGACCACGCCTGGCGCGACCCGAACGTCGTCCTCGTCATCGGCGGCGCGGTCGGCGGCACCCCCGCCGCCCCCTGGCTGATGGGCCAGGACCCGGCCGCCCGTGCGGTCCGTGGCTGGGGACTTCCCACCGAGGAGTACGACTCCGAGGACGAGAGCCCGGGAACCGGCCGGGTCCGCCCCGGCGCGGGCGCGGACCCCGCCCTCCGAGCCGCCCAACTGGCCCGCCTCGGGCCCCGCACCGGCGACCTCGTCTGGGACATCGGCTGCGCGGGCGGCGCGTTCTCCGTCGAGGCCGCCCGCTTCGGTGCCGCCGTCATCGCCGTGGACATCGACCCGGCCGCCTGCGCCCGCACCGAACGGGCGGCCCGCCGCCACGGAGTGCCCCTCCAGACCGTCCCGGGCCGCGCCCCGCACGTCCTGGAGAGCCTGCCCGAACCCGATGTCGTACGGATCGCGGCCGGCGGCGTCCCCGTCGTCACCGCCTGCACCGACCGCCGCCCGGAACGCATCGTCGCCCACGCCTCCACCCGTGACGAGGCCGAGGCGATCGGCGCCGCCCTCGCCGACGGCGGCTACGCCGTCGAGAGCCTCCTCCTCCAGACCGTCGGACTCGACCCCGACGACTGGTCGGAACGCGAGCGTTCGGTCGTGTTCCTGCTGTCCGGACGCAGGATCGACCGGGCCCCGTGA
- a CDS encoding MetQ/NlpA family ABC transporter substrate-binding protein, whose amino-acid sequence MRKNIKLTAGIAATAALALGLTACGTSSDPSSAKDSAGAADKPLVVAASPTPHADILNFVKDNLAEKAGLKLEVKEFTDYVLPNTATQSGQVDANFFQHKPYLDDFNKKNKTTIVPVVNVHLEPLGLYSKSLKSVKDIKAGQTIAVPNDTTNEGRSLHLLAENGLITLKDGVGTDAKLSDITDKKGLEFKELEAATVPRALNDVDAAVINGNYAIEAKLSPAKDALVLEKAEGNPYANFLAVKAGNEKDARVQKLAKLLNSPEVKKYIEDTYKGSVIPAFGAAK is encoded by the coding sequence GTGCGCAAGAACATCAAGCTCACCGCCGGTATCGCCGCCACCGCAGCCCTGGCCCTCGGCCTCACCGCCTGCGGCACCTCCTCGGACCCGTCCTCCGCCAAGGACTCGGCCGGCGCCGCCGACAAGCCCCTCGTCGTCGCCGCGTCCCCGACGCCGCACGCCGACATCCTCAACTTCGTCAAGGACAACCTGGCCGAGAAGGCCGGCCTGAAGCTGGAGGTGAAGGAGTTCACGGACTACGTCCTGCCGAACACCGCCACCCAGTCCGGCCAGGTCGACGCCAACTTCTTCCAGCACAAGCCGTACCTCGACGACTTCAACAAGAAGAACAAGACCACCATCGTCCCGGTGGTCAACGTCCACCTGGAGCCGCTGGGCCTCTACTCCAAGAGCCTCAAGTCGGTGAAGGACATCAAGGCCGGCCAGACGATCGCCGTCCCGAACGACACCACCAACGAGGGCCGCTCGCTCCACCTCCTCGCCGAGAACGGCCTCATCACCCTCAAGGACGGTGTCGGCACCGACGCCAAGCTCTCCGACATCACCGACAAGAAGGGCCTGGAGTTCAAGGAGCTGGAGGCCGCCACCGTGCCCCGCGCCCTGAACGACGTGGACGCCGCCGTCATCAACGGCAACTACGCCATCGAGGCCAAGCTGTCCCCGGCGAAGGACGCCCTCGTCCTGGAGAAGGCGGAGGGCAACCCGTACGCCAACTTCCTCGCCGTCAAGGCCGGCAACGAGAAGGACGCCCGCGTGCAGAAGCTCGCCAAGCTCCTCAACTCGCCCGAGGTGAAGAAGTACATCGAGGACACCTACAAGGGCTCGGTCATCCCGGCCTTCGGCGCCGCCAAGTAA
- a CDS encoding methionine ABC transporter permease, with protein sequence MTWSEMQPLLEQGTVDTLYMVLWATVVTIVGGLPLGILLVLTDKGGLLQNRPVNKVVGAIVNVGRSLPFIILLIALIPFTTFVVGTFIGPTAMIVPLAIGAIPFFARLVETAIREVDHGLVEAVQAMGGGIPTIVRKVLLPQALPSLVSAVTTTVIVLIGYSAMAGAVGGEGLGSKAVTYGYQRFDTTFMLVTVVVLVAIVTVVQLIGDGVVRLLARRGRTA encoded by the coding sequence GTGACCTGGTCGGAGATGCAGCCCCTTCTGGAGCAGGGCACCGTCGACACCCTCTACATGGTCCTGTGGGCCACCGTCGTCACCATCGTCGGCGGCCTGCCGCTCGGCATCCTCCTCGTCCTCACGGACAAGGGCGGACTGCTGCAGAACCGGCCGGTGAACAAGGTCGTCGGTGCGATCGTGAACGTCGGGCGTTCGCTGCCGTTCATCATCCTGCTGATCGCCCTGATCCCCTTCACGACCTTCGTCGTCGGCACCTTCATCGGTCCCACCGCGATGATCGTGCCGCTCGCCATCGGCGCCATCCCCTTCTTCGCGCGCCTCGTCGAGACGGCGATCCGCGAGGTCGACCACGGACTCGTCGAAGCCGTCCAGGCCATGGGCGGCGGCATCCCCACCATCGTCCGCAAGGTCCTGCTCCCGCAGGCCCTGCCGTCCCTCGTCTCCGCCGTCACCACCACCGTGATCGTGCTCATCGGGTACTCCGCGATGGCCGGCGCGGTCGGCGGCGAAGGCCTCGGCTCCAAGGCCGTCACCTACGGATACCAGCGCTTCGACACCACGTTCATGCTCGTCACCGTCGTCGTCCTGGTCGCCATCGTGACCGTCGTCCAGCTCATCGGCGACGGAGTCGTCCGACTCCTCGCCCGCCGGGGCCGTACCGCGTAA
- a CDS encoding methionine ABC transporter ATP-binding protein — protein sequence MITTSGLTKVYESRGRQVTALDGVDLHVREGEVFGVIGQSGAGKSSLIRCVNLLERPTSGTVTVDGVDLTALAGKSRRAGKDLRRARSSIGMVFQHFNLLSSRTVKDNIELPLEILGVSGAERSRRALELLDLVGLADKAKSYPGQLSGGQKQRVGIARALAGNPKVLLSDEATSALDPETTRSILQLLRDLNQQLGLTVLLITHEMDVVKTICDSAALMQYGRVVESGTVGELLATPGSQLAAELFPVSGAPTGPDRTVVDVTFHGEAATQPVISQLSRTYNIDISILGAAMDTVGGKQIGRMRIELPGRYEENVVPVGFLREQGLQVELVEDDVQQPAAAPVLVKEGAK from the coding sequence GTGATCACCACTTCGGGCCTGACCAAGGTCTACGAGTCGCGCGGCCGACAGGTCACCGCTCTGGACGGCGTCGACCTCCACGTCCGCGAGGGCGAGGTGTTCGGCGTGATCGGCCAGAGCGGCGCCGGCAAGTCCTCGCTCATCCGCTGCGTCAACCTCCTGGAGCGCCCCACCTCCGGCACCGTGACCGTCGACGGCGTCGACCTCACCGCCCTCGCTGGGAAGAGCCGCCGCGCCGGCAAGGACCTGCGCCGCGCGCGCAGCAGCATCGGCATGGTCTTCCAGCACTTCAACCTGCTGTCCTCCCGCACGGTCAAGGACAACATCGAGCTCCCCCTGGAGATCCTCGGCGTCTCCGGCGCCGAGCGCTCCCGCCGCGCCCTGGAACTCCTCGACCTGGTCGGCCTCGCCGACAAGGCGAAGTCCTACCCCGGCCAGCTCTCCGGCGGCCAGAAGCAGCGCGTCGGCATCGCCCGCGCCCTCGCAGGCAACCCCAAGGTCCTGCTCTCCGACGAGGCCACCAGCGCCCTCGACCCGGAGACCACCCGCTCCATCCTCCAGCTCCTGCGCGACCTCAACCAGCAGCTCGGCCTCACCGTCCTGCTCATCACGCACGAGATGGACGTCGTCAAGACGATCTGCGACTCCGCCGCCCTGATGCAGTACGGCCGCGTCGTCGAGTCCGGCACCGTCGGCGAACTGCTCGCCACCCCCGGCTCCCAGCTGGCGGCCGAGCTGTTCCCGGTCAGCGGCGCCCCCACCGGTCCCGACCGCACCGTCGTGGACGTCACGTTCCACGGCGAGGCCGCGACCCAGCCGGTGATCTCCCAGCTCTCCCGCACGTACAACATCGACATCTCGATCCTCGGGGCGGCGATGGACACCGTCGGCGGGAAGCAGATCGGCCGGATGCGGATCGAACTGCCCGGACGGTACGAGGAGAACGTCGTCCCGGTCGGCTTCCTGCGCGAGCAGGGCCTCCAGGTCGAACTCGTGGAAGACGACGTACAGCAGCCGGCCGCCGCGCCCGTGCTGGTGAAGGAAGGTGCCAAGTGA
- a CDS encoding TrmH family RNA methyltransferase, translating into MAELITIDDPDDPRLRDYTGLTDVELRRRREPAEGLFIAEGEKVIRRARQAGYEMRSMLLSAKWVDVMRDVIDEVPAPVYAIQPDLAERVTGYHVHRGALASMQRKPLPDAAGLLADARRVVVMESVNDHTNIGAIFRSAAALGMDAVLLSPDCADPLYRRSVKVSMGAVFSVPYARLDAWPRGLEAVREAGFKLLALTPAEKATSIDEAAPHRLDRVALMLGAEGDGLSTQALRAADEWVRIPMAHGVDSLNVGAAAAVAFYAVATGRPEA; encoded by the coding sequence GTGGCCGAACTCATCACGATCGACGACCCCGACGACCCGCGCCTGCGCGACTACACCGGCCTGACCGACGTCGAGCTCCGCCGCAGGCGCGAGCCGGCCGAGGGCCTGTTCATCGCGGAGGGCGAGAAGGTCATCCGCCGGGCCAGGCAGGCCGGGTACGAGATGCGGTCGATGCTGCTCTCCGCCAAGTGGGTGGACGTCATGCGGGACGTCATCGACGAGGTCCCGGCGCCGGTGTACGCGATCCAGCCGGACCTCGCGGAACGCGTCACCGGCTACCACGTGCACCGCGGCGCGCTCGCCTCGATGCAGCGCAAGCCGCTGCCGGACGCGGCCGGACTCCTCGCCGACGCCCGCCGGGTGGTGGTGATGGAGTCGGTGAACGACCACACGAACATCGGGGCCATCTTCCGCAGCGCCGCCGCGCTCGGCATGGACGCGGTCCTGCTGTCCCCGGACTGCGCGGACCCGCTGTACCGGCGCTCGGTGAAGGTGTCGATGGGCGCGGTCTTCTCCGTCCCGTACGCCCGCCTGGACGCCTGGCCCCGAGGCCTGGAGGCGGTACGGGAGGCGGGCTTCAAGCTCCTCGCCCTCACCCCGGCGGAGAAGGCGACCTCGATCGACGAGGCCGCCCCGCACCGCCTGGACCGGGTGGCGCTGATGCTGGGAGCGGAGGGCGACGGCCTGTCCACGCAGGCGCTGCGCGCCGCCGACGAGTGGGTCCGCATCCCGATGGCCCACGGAGTCGACTCGCTCAACGTGGGCGCTGCGGCGGCGGTCGCGTTCTACGCGGTGGCGACGGGCCGCCCGGAAGCCTGA
- a CDS encoding GNAT family N-acetyltransferase, with product MTTTFPDISINTDRLVLRALEEADAPALAEMMNDEMVAAWTAVPQPYTEDAARGWITEYAPTERTAGRGLDLAVTEFLTQRLVGIVQLSNTDWRVRSTEMSYIIAPWARGEGYASEAALATAQWLFGDQKFERLELRTAADNTASQQVAQKIGCISEGVLRNACIARTRTEDGAWTELRTDFIVWGLLPEDLDGVADQMAEAGYSSYTDWS from the coding sequence ATGACTACCACCTTTCCGGACATCTCCATCAACACGGACCGGTTGGTGCTGCGCGCGCTCGAGGAGGCGGACGCCCCCGCCCTCGCCGAGATGATGAACGACGAGATGGTCGCCGCCTGGACGGCCGTGCCACAGCCGTACACCGAGGACGCCGCACGCGGCTGGATCACCGAGTACGCCCCCACCGAACGCACCGCGGGACGGGGCCTCGACCTCGCCGTCACCGAGTTCCTGACCCAGCGTCTGGTGGGCATCGTCCAGCTGAGCAACACCGACTGGCGGGTCCGCTCCACCGAGATGTCCTACATCATCGCCCCCTGGGCCCGCGGCGAGGGCTACGCCTCCGAAGCCGCGCTCGCCACCGCCCAGTGGCTCTTCGGCGACCAGAAGTTCGAACGCCTCGAACTGCGGACCGCCGCCGACAACACCGCCTCCCAGCAGGTCGCCCAGAAGATCGGCTGCATCAGCGAAGGCGTCCTGCGCAACGCCTGCATAGCCCGCACCCGCACCGAGGACGGCGCCTGGACCGAACTGCGCACCGACTTCATCGTCTGGGGCCTCCTCCCCGAGGACCTCGACGGCGTCGCCGACCAGATGGCCGAGGCCGGCTACTCCTCGTACACCGACTGGAGCTGA